From the Pseudomonas sp. SORT22 genome, one window contains:
- a CDS encoding tetratricopeptide repeat protein, translated as MKDWWDRNGKPLVTGGLLALVVVFGWQAWQKYQTNQSQGASNLYQALLETTLTPSGEPDAAKVAELSGKLKNEFGGSAYAQYASLFVAKVAVESGKLDDAAAELKLVMDKPADATLGEIARQRLARVLAAQKKVDEALKLLEGDADKAFLASREELKGDLLVQLGRAGDAHAAYEKAKAALSDDAAIGGLQLKLDDLAKGDA; from the coding sequence ATGAAGGACTGGTGGGACCGCAATGGCAAGCCGCTGGTAACCGGTGGCCTGCTGGCGCTGGTCGTGGTGTTCGGCTGGCAAGCCTGGCAGAAATACCAGACCAACCAGTCGCAAGGCGCCTCGAACCTTTACCAGGCCCTGCTGGAGACTACCCTGACGCCAAGCGGCGAGCCCGACGCGGCCAAGGTTGCCGAGCTGTCCGGCAAACTCAAGAACGAATTCGGCGGCTCGGCCTATGCCCAGTACGCCAGCCTGTTCGTCGCCAAGGTAGCCGTCGAGAGCGGCAAGCTCGATGACGCCGCGGCCGAGCTCAAGCTGGTGATGGACAAGCCGGCCGACGCGACCCTGGGTGAGATCGCCCGTCAGCGCCTGGCCCGTGTGCTGGCCGCGCAGAAAAAGGTCGACGAAGCGCTGAAGCTGCTCGAAGGCGATGCCGACAAGGCGTTCCTGGCCAGCCGCGAAGAGCTCAAGGGCGACCTGCTGGTGCAACTGGGCCGCGCTGGCGACGCCCATGCCGCTTACGAAAAAGCCAAGGCTGCGCTGTCTGACGACGCCGCGATCGGTGGCCTGCAACTCAAGCTCGACGACCTGGCCAAAGGGGATGCGTGA